A window from Alkalicoccobacillus plakortidis encodes these proteins:
- a CDS encoding galactokinase → MIVSDKEKVIKAFSDAFEGQTYERIFFAPGRVNLIGEHTDYNGGFVFPAALTQGTYIAVRQRNDGLYRLISGNMENHVQFSNQELHYLESHTWGNYIKGVLHAFDEKGYSLNGADLYVWGNIPNGAGLSSSASLEMVAAFMVSELTGADLSRVELAKLSQIVENQFMGVNSGIMDQFAVGLGEKDHALFIDTASLDYEKVPLDLGQYKVVITNTNKRRELADSKYNERRAECEEGLRQLKDLGLQIQSLSECTEADWQVHKVQIKDPTIRNRINHVVTENQRVIDAVNVLKNGELEAFGKLMDQSHESLATDYEVTGIELDHLVNIQRQIPGCIGSRMTGAGFGGCTVSLVSEEKLDVFFEQVLTEYEKAIGWAPTFYVSDAGSGVHELA, encoded by the coding sequence ATGATAGTGAGTGATAAGGAAAAAGTAATCAAGGCATTTAGTGACGCATTTGAAGGTCAGACTTATGAGCGAATTTTTTTCGCACCGGGACGCGTGAATTTGATTGGAGAGCATACAGATTATAATGGAGGATTTGTTTTTCCTGCAGCCTTGACACAAGGCACGTATATCGCAGTGCGCCAGAGGAATGATGGGCTCTACAGACTCATCAGCGGTAATATGGAAAATCACGTTCAGTTTAGTAATCAAGAGCTTCATTATTTGGAATCGCATACATGGGGAAACTATATTAAGGGTGTTCTGCATGCGTTTGACGAGAAAGGCTATTCCTTAAATGGTGCTGATCTCTACGTGTGGGGCAACATTCCAAATGGTGCAGGTTTATCTTCTTCTGCGTCACTTGAGATGGTAGCTGCATTTATGGTGTCAGAGTTAACAGGGGCGGACTTGAGTCGCGTAGAATTAGCAAAACTGAGTCAGATCGTTGAGAATCAATTTATGGGTGTAAATAGCGGAATTATGGATCAGTTTGCTGTTGGTTTAGGTGAAAAAGATCACGCATTATTTATTGATACGGCATCACTTGATTATGAGAAAGTGCCGCTCGATTTGGGGCAGTATAAAGTGGTCATTACTAATACAAATAAGCGACGTGAATTAGCGGATTCAAAGTATAATGAACGCAGAGCCGAGTGTGAAGAGGGCTTAAGACAGCTAAAAGATCTTGGGCTTCAGATTCAGTCCTTAAGTGAGTGTACGGAAGCAGACTGGCAAGTACATAAGGTGCAAATCAAGGATCCAACCATTCGTAACCGGATTAATCACGTTGTGACGGAGAATCAACGAGTGATTGATGCAGTGAACGTATTAAAAAATGGAGAACTTGAGGCCTTTGGAAAGCTTATGGATCAATCACATGAGTCGCTTGCCACTGATTATGAAGTCACAGGTATTGAACTCGATCACTTAGTTAACATCCAAAGACAAATTCCAGGTTGCATTGGATCAAGAATGACTGGTGCAGGATTTGGTGGGTGTACGGTTAGCCTAGTTTCTGAAGAGAAGCTGGATGTATTTTTTGAGCAAGTGTTGACAGAGTATGAGAAAGCGATTGGCTGGGCACCAACCTTTTATGTAAGTGATGCAGGA
- a CDS encoding beta-galactosidase → MRYPLIHENVKGFLHGGDYNPDQWLHMPEIIEEDYRLMKLANTNTFSLNIFGWSAIERTEGEFDFGWLDKIMDRLAEEGSHVILATPSGARPAWLSQTYPEVLRVEKNRVRNLHGLRHNHCFTSPVYREKVRIMNEKLAERYANHPSLIMWHISNEYGGECHCDLCQDAFRTWLKEKYNNDLEQLNQAWWTGFWSHRFNDWSQVESPAPHGENMVHGMNLDWRRFVSDQTIDFYKHEIAPLRAVDPSIPVTTNFMGNYPHMRPFLGIDYNKFAKEMDIVTWDSYPPWHIEGQTTTKLASDVGFVHDLYRSLKDGQPFLIMENTPSLVNWHDINKTKEEGVHALSAIQAVAHGADSILYFQWRQGRGASEKFHGAVVDHSGTEHTRVFQEVARLGDELNKLQPVAGTSVAPEVAVVFDFENNWAIDDAQALNNINKKYSEQCQAHYHSFWKQGIPVDVISMEGDFSKYKVLVGPMLYMIKPGVAERIEAFVKAGGTFIATYWSGIVNENDLCFLGGFPGPLKNLLGVWAEEIDSLYPEHGIKVSTAGRTYNVTDYCERVHANEAEVLGTFESGGYDKRPALTVNQVEAGKAYYMASSNEQRFYDDFYSELATELSLTRILDAAIPGGVSVQKRTDGETDYVFVMNFSEEAQQVELESNIQYINALTGTARSGIITVEAYNYMILSK, encoded by the coding sequence GTGCGTTATCCATTAATACATGAAAACGTAAAAGGCTTTTTGCACGGTGGAGATTATAATCCTGATCAATGGCTGCATATGCCAGAGATTATTGAAGAAGATTATCGCTTAATGAAGCTTGCTAATACCAACACATTTTCTCTTAATATCTTTGGTTGGAGTGCCATCGAACGCACAGAGGGAGAGTTTGATTTTGGCTGGTTAGATAAGATTATGGATCGTTTAGCTGAAGAGGGTAGTCACGTCATACTAGCAACACCGAGTGGAGCACGTCCTGCATGGCTTTCGCAAACGTATCCGGAGGTACTACGAGTTGAAAAAAATCGCGTGCGTAATTTGCATGGGTTAAGACATAACCATTGCTTTACTTCTCCTGTCTATAGAGAGAAAGTGCGTATTATGAATGAAAAGTTAGCGGAGCGATATGCAAACCACCCTTCGCTTATTATGTGGCATATCTCAAATGAATACGGTGGAGAGTGTCATTGTGATTTGTGTCAGGATGCATTCCGCACATGGTTAAAAGAGAAATATAACAACGATCTTGAACAGTTGAACCAAGCGTGGTGGACTGGTTTCTGGAGTCATCGTTTTAATGATTGGTCGCAAGTTGAATCACCTGCTCCACATGGTGAAAACATGGTGCATGGCATGAATCTGGATTGGAGACGTTTTGTAAGTGATCAGACGATTGATTTTTACAAACATGAGATCGCTCCATTACGTGCGGTAGATCCGAGCATTCCAGTTACCACAAACTTTATGGGTAATTACCCACATATGAGACCATTCCTTGGGATTGATTATAATAAGTTTGCTAAAGAAATGGACATTGTGACATGGGACAGCTACCCACCTTGGCATATTGAAGGTCAAACAACAACAAAATTAGCTTCTGATGTTGGTTTTGTACATGACTTATATCGCTCATTAAAGGATGGACAGCCATTTCTTATCATGGAGAATACACCGAGTCTTGTGAACTGGCATGATATCAATAAGACAAAAGAAGAGGGTGTACATGCACTTTCAGCCATCCAGGCTGTGGCTCATGGAGCCGATTCGATCCTTTATTTCCAATGGAGACAAGGACGCGGCGCATCTGAGAAGTTCCACGGAGCAGTTGTGGATCATTCCGGAACAGAACATACTCGTGTATTTCAAGAGGTTGCAAGACTTGGAGATGAGCTGAATAAGCTTCAGCCGGTAGCGGGAACATCGGTTGCTCCAGAAGTAGCTGTTGTCTTTGATTTTGAGAACAACTGGGCTATTGATGACGCTCAAGCGTTAAACAATATTAATAAAAAGTATTCGGAACAGTGCCAAGCTCATTATCACAGTTTCTGGAAGCAAGGAATCCCAGTTGATGTCATCAGCATGGAGGGTGATTTCTCCAAGTATAAGGTGCTTGTTGGGCCAATGCTGTATATGATTAAGCCGGGTGTTGCTGAACGGATTGAAGCGTTTGTCAAAGCAGGAGGAACCTTTATTGCAACGTATTGGAGCGGAATCGTTAATGAAAATGATTTGTGTTTCTTAGGAGGGTTTCCAGGTCCATTAAAGAATCTATTAGGTGTATGGGCTGAAGAAATTGATAGCTTGTACCCAGAGCATGGCATTAAAGTCTCAACAGCAGGTCGCACGTATAACGTGACAGACTACTGTGAGCGTGTGCATGCGAATGAGGCAGAGGTGTTAGGTACCTTTGAATCAGGTGGATATGACAAGCGTCCTGCTCTGACAGTTAACCAAGTAGAAGCTGGAAAAGCCTACTATATGGCTTCTTCAAATGAACAACGTTTTTACGATGATTTCTACAGTGAGCTTGCAACTGAACTAAGTCTTACACGTATTTTGGACGCGGCTATTCCTGGGGGAGTTAGTGTGCAAAAACGTACAGATGGTGAGACAGACTATGTGTTTGTAATGAACTTTAGTGAAGAAGCTCAGCAGGTTGAATTAGAAAGTAATATTCAGTATATAAATGCGCTTACAGGAACGGCGCGCTCAGGTATAATAACAGTGGAAGCTTATAACTATATGATTCTATCAAAATAG
- a CDS encoding carbohydrate ABC transporter permease produces MVDNHVDREVSKKHRRRALALSIIPGLGQLYNKQFAKGSVFFVLGAAFIIVFKDLFNMGFWGLFTLGVQTPRDNSVFLLAEGIIALIVAGIGIAIYYFMLKDAYVNGRKRDERVPLNSIRAQYHLLLDQGFPYLMSTPGFLLLLFTVVFPILFSFALAFTNYDLYHSPPANLFDWVGLQNFMNIFTVDIWRSTFFDVLGWTIIWTLVATTLQCAVGIWLAVLVNQKEIKFKSFFRTMLILPWAVPGFVTILIFGGLFNDTFGAINNDIFAFIGIDPKPWLTDPFWSKIALIFMQMWLGFPFVFIMTTGVLQSIPQDLYEAATIDGAGIMSKFRLITLPLVLYSIAPILITQYTFNFNNFNIIYLFNGGGPPVSGSTAGGTDILVSWIYKLTMQSSQYALAAAITILLSIFVIAVALWQFKRTNSFKEEDMM; encoded by the coding sequence TTGGTAGATAACCATGTTGATCGAGAAGTTTCAAAGAAACATCGTAGACGTGCGTTGGCGCTGTCCATTATTCCGGGGTTAGGACAGTTATATAATAAACAGTTTGCAAAAGGGTCTGTATTTTTTGTGCTTGGTGCTGCATTTATTATCGTTTTTAAAGACTTATTTAATATGGGATTTTGGGGCTTATTCACTTTAGGAGTACAGACACCACGAGACAATTCGGTGTTCTTGCTGGCTGAAGGTATTATCGCTCTAATTGTGGCTGGGATTGGCATAGCTATCTATTATTTTATGTTGAAGGATGCATACGTTAATGGACGAAAACGGGATGAACGAGTTCCGCTGAACTCCATTCGTGCTCAGTATCATCTGTTACTAGATCAAGGCTTCCCGTATTTAATGAGTACACCTGGTTTTCTATTGCTGTTATTTACGGTTGTCTTTCCGATCTTGTTCAGTTTTGCCTTAGCATTCACAAACTATGATCTCTATCATTCACCTCCAGCCAATCTATTTGACTGGGTAGGGCTTCAGAATTTCATGAATATCTTCACAGTTGATATTTGGAGATCGACGTTTTTTGATGTTCTTGGTTGGACAATTATTTGGACACTAGTCGCAACAACGCTGCAATGTGCAGTTGGTATCTGGTTAGCGGTTCTAGTGAATCAAAAAGAAATTAAGTTTAAAAGTTTTTTCAGAACGATGCTTATTCTTCCTTGGGCTGTACCTGGTTTTGTCACAATCTTAATTTTTGGCGGATTGTTTAATGATACGTTTGGGGCAATAAACAACGATATCTTTGCTTTTATTGGTATTGATCCAAAACCGTGGTTAACCGATCCGTTTTGGAGCAAGATCGCGCTTATCTTTATGCAAATGTGGCTTGGCTTTCCGTTTGTTTTTATTATGACAACGGGTGTATTGCAGTCTATTCCACAAGACTTGTATGAAGCAGCAACCATTGATGGGGCAGGCATAATGAGTAAGTTTAGACTGATTACATTGCCGCTTGTGCTGTATTCGATCGCACCTATCTTAATCACTCAATATACATTTAACTTTAATAATTTTAATATTATCTATCTATTTAATGGAGGAGGTCCTCCAGTCTCAGGCTCTACAGCAGGCGGAACGGACATTCTTGTATCGTGGATCTATAAACTGACGATGCAGTCCTCTCAATATGCACTAGCTGCTGCTATTACAATTTTACTTTCAATCTTTGTAATTGCTGTTGCCTTGTGGCAGTTCAAACGGACGAACTCGTTCAAAGAGGAGGATATGATGTAG
- a CDS encoding extracellular solute-binding protein — protein sequence MKKRKFLQVSAVTAMAVALVACGPGEDDGSAEEAASTGTDKLIVWEDIQKSDGIAEAVEQFESEHDIEIEVIEKAYTGQIEDLRLDGPSGSGPDVITVPHDQIGTAVTEGLLQELTVSDEVKDIYTEETMLSQTVDGKVYGLPKAVETTVLFYNKELVDENNLPQSLDEWHDFSVDATKDGQYGFLAKWDSIYYAQSVIGGYGGYVFPQEADGSYDITDIGLNNEGAVEGGEYIKTFFSEGLFPAGIIGEQGINVLDSLFTEQKAAAVVSGPWSFTPYADAGVDYGVAPLPTLSNGENMSSFLGVKSYNVSSYSNNKELAQEFVEFLTNYENSKKRFEITQEIPPIVELMEDPLVTDNENAAAMAEQSLHAKLTPNIPEMAEVWTPVDNALGLIATDRADVSQAFDEAVGTIESQIEANHSN from the coding sequence ATGAAAAAGAGAAAATTTTTACAAGTGAGTGCAGTGACAGCGATGGCTGTTGCATTAGTTGCGTGTGGACCAGGGGAAGATGACGGTTCCGCAGAAGAGGCCGCGTCTACAGGTACCGATAAATTAATCGTCTGGGAAGATATACAGAAATCAGATGGTATTGCCGAAGCGGTTGAACAATTTGAGAGCGAACATGATATAGAAATTGAAGTAATTGAAAAGGCATACACAGGCCAAATTGAAGATCTGAGACTTGATGGACCTTCTGGAAGTGGGCCGGATGTCATTACAGTGCCGCACGATCAAATTGGAACAGCGGTAACGGAAGGCTTGCTTCAAGAGCTAACAGTATCTGATGAAGTTAAAGATATTTATACAGAGGAAACCATGCTTTCTCAAACGGTAGATGGCAAAGTATACGGTCTTCCAAAAGCAGTAGAAACGACGGTGCTTTTTTACAATAAAGAGCTTGTTGATGAGAATAATCTTCCACAATCATTAGATGAGTGGCATGACTTCTCCGTTGATGCAACAAAGGATGGTCAATATGGTTTCCTAGCAAAATGGGATAGCATCTATTACGCGCAAAGTGTAATTGGTGGGTACGGCGGTTATGTATTCCCACAAGAAGCTGACGGGAGCTACGATATAACTGATATTGGTTTAAATAATGAAGGTGCTGTTGAAGGCGGAGAATACATCAAAACCTTCTTCTCTGAAGGCTTATTCCCAGCAGGTATCATTGGTGAGCAAGGGATTAATGTTCTAGATTCATTATTCACAGAACAAAAAGCAGCAGCAGTTGTTTCGGGTCCATGGTCATTCACTCCTTATGCCGATGCTGGCGTTGATTATGGTGTAGCTCCACTTCCAACACTTTCAAATGGCGAGAATATGAGCTCGTTCCTTGGAGTTAAGAGTTATAACGTATCTTCTTATTCAAATAACAAAGAGCTAGCTCAAGAATTTGTTGAGTTCTTGACGAATTATGAGAACTCTAAGAAACGTTTTGAAATTACACAGGAGATTCCACCAATTGTTGAATTAATGGAAGATCCATTAGTAACTGATAATGAAAATGCTGCAGCAATGGCTGAGCAAAGCTTACATGCAAAACTAACGCCTAACATTCCAGAAATGGCTGAAGTATGGACACCAGTTGACAATGCACTTGGTTTAATTGCCACGGATCGTGCAGATGTGAGTCAAGCATTTGATGAAGCTGTTGGAACAATTGAGTCACAAATTGAGGCAAATCATTCAAATTAA
- a CDS encoding LacI family DNA-binding transcriptional regulator, with product MAVTIKDIANRVGMSIATVSRVLNQDPNLSVTDKTREKIYEAAEDLGYKKKAFKHSLKKVSFLYWFTKQEELEDVYFQEIREGINEQAENRSINLSTYTIKDGVEAVDPQSEGIIAIGRFTKRELDYLYSITKNVVFIDTSPDEERFDSVKPNLTHIIERMVEFYVKNRHTSIGFIGGDDHDIDTAKRLPDIRETAFRLYASRFDVLQEDAIYIGERFSVEQGYKLMLQAIDEHGDNLPSAFCIASDTLAVGCLQALNERGFDLPSRVNVFSINDSHVSKYVSPPLTTFRIHTNLLCETAVDLMMEQLVDKRKISKTVYVSSTPVYRKSTLDLAES from the coding sequence ATGGCAGTTACGATTAAAGATATAGCGAACCGAGTAGGAATGTCTATAGCAACAGTGTCGAGAGTCTTGAACCAGGATCCGAATCTATCAGTTACAGACAAAACAAGAGAAAAAATCTATGAGGCAGCCGAGGATCTAGGCTATAAAAAGAAGGCTTTTAAACACTCTTTAAAGAAAGTTTCTTTTTTATATTGGTTCACTAAGCAAGAGGAGCTTGAAGATGTGTACTTTCAAGAGATTCGAGAGGGAATTAATGAACAGGCTGAGAATCGGAGTATTAATCTTAGTACGTATACAATAAAAGACGGAGTAGAAGCGGTTGATCCTCAATCAGAGGGTATCATTGCCATTGGTCGTTTTACGAAGCGCGAATTGGACTACTTATATTCAATCACTAAAAATGTTGTTTTTATTGACACCTCCCCTGATGAAGAGCGGTTTGATTCGGTTAAACCAAATCTGACTCATATTATCGAGAGGATGGTAGAGTTTTATGTGAAGAACCGCCATACTTCGATTGGTTTTATTGGTGGCGATGATCACGACATTGATACGGCTAAAAGACTGCCGGATATTCGGGAAACCGCGTTTCGCCTGTATGCGAGCAGATTTGATGTGCTACAAGAGGACGCCATTTATATTGGTGAACGATTTTCTGTTGAACAAGGATATAAGCTGATGCTTCAAGCCATTGATGAGCATGGAGACAATCTACCTTCAGCCTTTTGTATTGCAAGTGATACGTTAGCTGTTGGCTGTCTTCAGGCTTTAAATGAACGTGGGTTTGATCTGCCGAGTCGAGTGAATGTGTTTAGTATTAATGATAGTCATGTATCAAAATACGTCTCACCACCTCTTACCACTTTTCGCATTCATACAAATCTGCTTTGTGAAACGGCTGTAGATTTGATGATGGAGCAATTAGTAGATAAGCGGAAGATTTCCAAAACGGTTTATGTTTCCTCTACTCCTGTCTATCGCAAAAGCACGCTGGATCTAGCAGAATCATGA
- the abc-f gene encoding ribosomal protection-like ABC-F family protein, whose product MTIFYMKDVSQTFGVHVIFERLSLEVKSGERVGLVGRNGEGKTSLLHIIAGITEPASGSVGWKKGTTRGALEQNPDHQDVTLLVILNSVFSHLQEMETKMRHIEQHLQTVSDEKQLERCLREYGALQHQFAESGGYEVDGEIRKVSAGLGISHLLSRKWSELSGGERTKAGLAKLLLTKPDLLLLDEPTNHLDLLATEWLTEWVRQYPGTVFMISHDRTFLDDTVTRIVEMESGELQLYETNYSGFVKEREQRLLLEFQQYQDQQKKLKKMREAIKRLKEWANRANPPNAGMHRQAKSMEKALARIERVKKPVLNRKQVQLDFDQSGRSGTDVVELKAVTKSFANRVVLKGVDLSLKHQQRLAIVGENGAGKSTIFKLILAEQAPDTGAVQLGSNVSIGYLSQHGKELSNQKRVIDAFRDSSLVTEGEARAELAKFLFFGQDVFKNITSLSGGERMRLRMAQLIHERHNVLLLDEPTNHLDIDSREVLEDALAEFEGTILCISHDRYFLNKLFTQTCWLEDGILTKYEGNYDYGKKKRAE is encoded by the coding sequence ATGACTATATTTTATATGAAAGATGTATCCCAAACTTTTGGTGTTCACGTTATTTTTGAAAGGTTATCTCTTGAGGTGAAAAGTGGCGAACGAGTTGGGCTTGTTGGTCGGAATGGAGAAGGGAAAACCAGTTTATTGCATATCATAGCGGGAATCACTGAACCAGCATCTGGATCGGTTGGTTGGAAAAAAGGAACCACAAGAGGTGCGTTAGAACAAAATCCGGATCATCAGGATGTTACATTACTAGTGATCCTAAATAGCGTATTTAGTCATCTTCAAGAGATGGAGACAAAGATGCGTCATATAGAGCAACATTTACAGACGGTGAGCGATGAAAAGCAATTGGAGCGATGCTTAAGGGAGTACGGTGCGCTTCAGCATCAATTTGCGGAGTCAGGTGGCTATGAAGTGGATGGGGAGATTCGAAAGGTGAGTGCGGGTCTTGGTATTAGTCATCTGTTATCTAGAAAATGGAGTGAATTAAGTGGTGGGGAGCGAACAAAAGCGGGGCTCGCAAAGCTTTTGTTAACGAAGCCGGATTTGTTGCTTTTGGATGAGCCGACTAATCACCTTGATTTATTGGCAACGGAATGGTTGACGGAATGGGTTAGACAATATCCTGGCACAGTATTCATGATTTCACATGACCGGACCTTTTTAGATGACACGGTAACAAGAATTGTGGAAATGGAAAGTGGCGAATTGCAGCTCTATGAGACGAATTACTCAGGCTTTGTAAAGGAACGTGAACAGAGGCTCCTACTTGAATTTCAGCAGTATCAGGATCAGCAGAAGAAGCTCAAAAAAATGCGAGAGGCGATTAAACGTCTTAAGGAGTGGGCAAATCGGGCTAATCCACCGAATGCGGGAATGCACCGGCAAGCAAAAAGTATGGAGAAAGCACTGGCTCGTATTGAACGAGTAAAGAAACCTGTATTAAATCGTAAGCAGGTACAACTTGATTTTGATCAAAGTGGTCGCAGTGGAACGGATGTCGTTGAGCTAAAGGCAGTCACAAAAAGCTTTGCAAATCGTGTTGTATTAAAGGGCGTTGATTTGTCTTTGAAACATCAGCAACGTCTGGCTATTGTCGGGGAGAATGGCGCAGGGAAATCAACAATATTTAAGTTGATTTTGGCTGAACAAGCTCCTGATACGGGTGCGGTCCAACTGGGATCAAATGTATCGATTGGCTATCTGTCGCAGCATGGAAAGGAATTGTCGAATCAGAAACGAGTGATTGATGCATTCCGTGATTCTTCCCTTGTTACGGAGGGTGAGGCGAGAGCAGAGCTCGCGAAGTTCCTCTTTTTTGGGCAGGATGTGTTTAAAAACATTACTAGTTTAAGTGGTGGAGAGCGGATGAGGCTAAGGATGGCACAGCTTATTCACGAGCGGCATAATGTCCTGCTGTTAGATGAGCCGACAAATCACTTAGACATTGACTCTAGAGAGGTGTTGGAGGACGCATTGGCTGAGTTTGAAGGCACGATTCTTTGTATTTCTCATGATCGATATTTTCTGAATAAATTATTTACACAAACATGCTGGCTTGAGGATGGCATACTTACTAAGTATGAAGGCAATTATGATTATGGAAAAAAGAAAAGAGCAGAATAG
- a CDS encoding cellulase family glycosylhydrolase — MLKKGKWLFVGLIVFSVIVMAVIFIVRWEADPTFEKLSVTDGLGINIHEVTANEIEMLAELGVTWVRIDLTWEQIEKEPGIYEYGETRYDELADAILKNGMRPYFILSYGNPLYSGEQSIGTQAGKEKFAEFVRETVSHYKGMGGIWEIWNEPNYDDHWLTAPTYEPYADLVHISAPIIKELDPTAIIAGPAMLNLNGESLVWMEELFKRGVLEHLDAISVHPYRHTPPETVTGDYEMLQELIDTYTDREDIEIFSGEWGYSLTSLPDEAKRASSSIPCADVAGERVE, encoded by the coding sequence ATGCTGAAAAAGGGTAAATGGCTATTCGTTGGTCTGATCGTTTTTTCAGTAATCGTGATGGCGGTTATTTTTATTGTACGTTGGGAAGCAGACCCAACATTTGAAAAGCTCTCCGTAACGGATGGACTCGGGATAAATATTCACGAAGTCACAGCGAACGAAATTGAGATGCTTGCTGAACTCGGTGTAACGTGGGTCCGTATTGATCTAACCTGGGAACAGATTGAGAAGGAACCAGGAATCTATGAGTATGGCGAGACCCGATATGATGAACTGGCAGATGCAATTCTAAAAAACGGAATGCGCCCTTACTTTATATTAAGCTACGGAAATCCACTCTACAGTGGAGAACAATCAATTGGAACCCAAGCAGGAAAAGAAAAATTTGCAGAATTTGTCCGAGAAACTGTCAGCCACTACAAAGGCATGGGTGGGATTTGGGAGATATGGAATGAACCCAATTACGATGATCATTGGTTAACTGCCCCGACCTACGAGCCATATGCAGACTTAGTTCACATATCCGCTCCAATTATAAAAGAACTAGATCCAACAGCCATTATTGCAGGACCTGCTATGCTTAATTTGAATGGAGAATCACTTGTGTGGATGGAAGAGCTTTTCAAACGTGGAGTCCTTGAGCACCTAGATGCCATATCCGTTCACCCGTATCGCCACACCCCGCCAGAAACTGTAACAGGAGATTACGAGATGCTACAAGAGTTAATCGATACCTATACGGACCGAGAAGATATAGAGATTTTTTCCGGAGAATGGGGTTATTCTTTAACTTCTCTACCAGACGAAGCCAAGCGAGCATCAAGCTCAATACCTTGTGCGGATGTTGCTGGTGAACGAGTGGAATAA
- a CDS encoding oligosaccharide flippase family protein, whose translation MAQENPVNGMAALKQKLLSGSMWAFLGKASTAVMVLVVNGLITRMLAQADAGLYFLGFNIALFGAYFGLLGLEQTSVKYIAEGMENQKYNQVISVIRRTSFFVACGTILVGGGYYIAAVFLFGPIYPASEIIALSAFIALWIAGNVFHLLLAEYFRGLQDIRFASIFGGFFYNVALIVGLLVLQLVSKAPISLNDVLGVTLASLIVSIITGWVILQFKLRSVKNKPVQNTDLVSNRVLYSTGWPILGVTLSSFLLQQSDLWIVGIVEDTHTVALYGAALKLTAIVMMPIIVLNAVIAPIVAAKNGQGTLRELEPILRLIGGLATLPSVGLVLLFFLFAEQIMSIAFGSIYGGASLFLILLSLKQLGDCVEWCMWDSDDDGRSA comes from the coding sequence ATGGCGCAAGAAAATCCAGTTAATGGGATGGCTGCATTAAAACAAAAGCTCTTATCCGGAAGCATGTGGGCTTTTCTTGGCAAAGCATCAACGGCGGTTATGGTTCTTGTTGTTAATGGATTAATTACTAGGATGCTTGCACAAGCTGATGCGGGTCTATATTTTCTTGGTTTTAACATTGCTCTGTTTGGAGCTTATTTTGGGTTACTCGGCCTTGAGCAAACATCCGTCAAATACATTGCAGAAGGAATGGAAAACCAAAAGTATAATCAAGTGATCTCAGTCATCAGGCGAACCAGCTTTTTTGTTGCGTGTGGGACTATTCTAGTAGGAGGCGGCTATTATATAGCGGCTGTTTTTTTATTTGGGCCAATCTATCCTGCTTCAGAAATCATCGCCCTTTCAGCTTTTATTGCTCTTTGGATTGCCGGGAATGTCTTTCATCTGCTTTTGGCTGAGTACTTTAGGGGACTTCAGGATATTCGCTTTGCTTCGATATTTGGTGGTTTCTTTTATAATGTAGCGCTGATCGTAGGGTTACTTGTGTTACAACTGGTTTCGAAAGCTCCTATAAGTCTAAACGATGTGCTAGGTGTCACATTAGCTTCATTAATCGTTTCGATTATCACCGGCTGGGTGATTCTGCAATTCAAACTAAGATCGGTAAAAAATAAACCTGTTCAAAATACAGATTTGGTTTCAAATCGAGTACTTTATTCAACTGGTTGGCCGATTTTAGGTGTGACATTAAGTAGTTTTCTCCTGCAACAATCAGATTTATGGATTGTAGGTATTGTGGAAGATACTCATACCGTTGCGTTATACGGGGCAGCTCTTAAGCTAACAGCGATTGTTATGATGCCGATTATTGTCTTAAATGCCGTCATTGCACCAATTGTTGCGGCAAAAAATGGACAAGGAACATTAAGAGAGCTTGAGCCTATTCTAAGGCTGATTGGTGGACTTGCAACATTACCATCAGTAGGGTTAGTGCTCTTGTTTTTTTTATTCGCTGAACAGATTATGTCGATTGCGTTTGGGTCCATTTATGGAGGAGCATCTTTGTTCCTCATTCTGCTTAGCTTAAAACAGCTTGGCGATTGTGTGGAATGGTGCATGTGGGATTCTGATGATGATGGCAGATCAGCATAA